Proteins co-encoded in one Ooceraea biroi isolate clonal line C1 chromosome 9, Obir_v5.4, whole genome shotgun sequence genomic window:
- the LOC105284665 gene encoding spectrin beta chain isoform X1, translated as MTTDISVVRGGWDPTLQQEIVDEYEYDGGNSSSRLFERSRIKALAGERELVQKKTFQKWVNSHLVRCSCRISDLYADLRDGKMLLRLLEILSGERLPRPTKGKMRIHCLENVDKALQFLREQRVHLENMGSHDIVDGNPRLSLGLIWTIILRFQIQDITIEETDNQETKSAKDALLLWCQMKTAGYHNVNVRNFTTSWRDGLAFNAIIHKHRPDLIQFEKLSKSNAIYNLNNAFNVAEDKLGLTKLLDAEDIFVDHPDEKSIITYVVTYYHYFSKMKQETVQGKRIGKVVGIAMENDRLIHEYESLTSELLRWIEATIEALGDRRFANSLVGVQSQLSQFSNYRTVEKPPKFVEKGNLEVLLFTLQSKMRANNQKPYTPKEGKMISDINKAWERLEKAEHERELALREELIRQEKLEQLAARFNRKASMRETWLSENQRLVSQDNFGFDLAAVEAAAKKHEAIETDIFAYEERVQAVMAVSQELEAENYHDIERINARKDNVLRLWNYLLELLRARRMRLELSLQLQQNFQEMLYILDSMEEIKMRLLTDDYGKHLMGVEDLLQKHSLVEADINVLGERVKAVVQQSQRFLEHGEGYRPCDPGIIVERVQQLENAYAELVRLAIERRTRLEESRKLWQFYWDMADEENWIKEKEQIVSTGDIGHDLTTINLLLSKHKALENEIQSHEPQLMSVAAIGDDLIRQKHFGADRIQERLQEILAMWNHLLDLAAFRRKRLVEAVDYHQLFADADDIDIWMLDTLRLVSSEDVGRDEANVQSLLKKHKDVTDELKNYAATIDQLHQQASTLGEQDAKSSEVLERLTSIDNRYKELLELAKVRKQRLLDALSLYKVFSEADGVEQWIGEKNRMLDTMVPAKDIEDVEIMKHRYNGFEKEMNSNASRVAVVNQLARQLLHVEHPNSEQIIARQNELNQKWAELREKAESKREELNSAHGVQTFHIECRETVSWIEDKKRILQQTDSLEMDLTGVMTLQRRLSSMERDLAAIQAKLDALEKEAEVIQKEHPEEAAVIRERVTQIHLIWEQLTQMLKERDAKLEEAGDLHRFLRDLDHFQAWLTKTQTDVASEDTPTSLADAERLLTQHQNIKEEIDNYTDDYQRMMEYGERLTAEASDGDTQYMFLRERLNALKMGWEELHQMWVNRQNLLSNSLNLQVFDRDARQAEVLLSQQEHILAKDETPANFEQAEHMIKRHEAFMTTMDANDEKINSVVQFAGRLVDEGHFAADKVKKKADSINERRRVNREKANQLMEKLKDQLQLQMFLQDCEELGEWVQEKHITAQDETYRSAKTIHSKWTRHQAFEAEIASNKDRLQQLQQAADELIQQKPDLAEIIKPKMTELADQFVELETTTHDKGERLFDANREVLIHQTCDDIDSWMNELEKQIESTDTGSDLASVNILMQKQQMIETQMAVKAKQVTELDKQAEHLQRTVPDDKMEEIKCKKEKVAQRFAQLKAPLTDRQRHLEKKKEAFQFRRDVEDEKLWIAEKMPQATSTEYGNSLFNVHMLKKKNQSLRTEIENHEPRINLVCNNGQKLIDEGHEDSPEFRKLISELTEKWRELKDAVDDRNKHLLQNEKAQQYFFDATEAESWMSEQELYMMVEDRGKDEISAQNLMKKHESLEHAVEDYADTIRQLGETARQLINDQHPLADQIAVKQSQVDKLYAGLKDLAGERRAKLDEALQLFMLNREVDDLEKWIQERELVAGSHELGQDYDHVTLLWERFKEFARDTEAIGSERVEAVNGIADSLIATGHSDAATIAEWKDGLNEVWQDLLELIETRTQMLVASRELHKFFHDCKDVLSRILEKQNAMSDELGRDAGSVSALQRKHGNFVQDLSTLQSQVTQIEEESAKLQASYAGDKAQEITNREAEVVAAWNNLQSLCEGRRAKLEDTGDLYRFLNMVRTLMIWMDDVVRQMNTSEKPRDVAGVELLMNNHQSLKAEIDAREDNLMACINLGKDLLARNHYASVQIKEKLAALTDHRNALLHRWEERWENLQLILEVYQFARDAAVAEAWLIAQEPYLMSQELGHTIDEVENLIKKHEAFEKSAAAQEERFSALHRLTTFELKELKRREQEREEEERRKKEEAAAAEAARLAKATPVTSPDEPPSERAETDGASGVAGEDEGHVAHRKASTRTPQPQDKPKEVHAQKPRQLSFREGGGTTPPVTPTSAKPPHGPRTPTTPKGSSESGALRRKERSRSKSPFRSFRWRKSAKSPSLDRSGVSDDEHSIPEQRSPSDDEFEGVLQRKHEWESTTKKASNRSWDKVYMVVRGQSLCVYKDQKSYKASPDQPYKGETPLDLRGATITVASDYTKKKHVFRVKSQSGSDFLFQAKDDAEMNDWVSVLNQAAQGTSGAGTSRAHTLPAPTQAETKRRSFFTLKKN; from the exons ATGACGACCGACATCTCGGTGGTGCGCGGGGGTTGGGATCCCACGCTGCAGCAGGAGATTGTCGACGAGTACGAATACGACGGAGGAAACTCGAGTTCAAGACTTTTCGAGCGCTCGCGTATCAAAGCGTTAGCAG GTGAGCGTGAATTAGTGCAAAAGAAGACCTTCCAAAAATGGGTAAACTCTCACTTGGTCCGATGTTCGTGCCGAATCAGCGATCTCTACGCCGATCTACGGGACGGCAAGATGCTGCTACGACTGCTGGAGATCTTGTCGGGTGAGCGTTTACCGCGACCCACTAAGGGCAAGATGCGCATCCACTGCCTCGAGAATGTGGACAAGGCGCTGCAGTTCCTTCGCGAGCAGCGCGTGCACCTGGAGAACATGGGTTCCCACGATATCGTGGACGGAAACCCACGGCTCAGTCTGGGCCTCATCTGGACGATCATCTTGCGATTCCAAATTCAAGATATCACGATCGAGGAGACGGACAATCAGGAGACGAAATCAGCGAAAGACGCGTTGCTGCTCTGGTGCCAGATGAAGACGGCTGGCTACCATAACGTAAACGTGCGGAATTTTACGACCTCCTGGCGCGACGGGCTCGCCTTCAATGCAATCATCCACAAGCACCGCCCCGATCTGATCCAATTCGAGAAACTGTCCAAGTCGAACGCGATCTATAATTTGAACAATGCATTCAACGTTGCAGAGGACAAACTCGGTCTCACAAAACTTCTGGATGCCGAGGACATCTTTGTCGATCATCCGGATGAGAAATCCATCATTACATACGTCGTCACATACTACCATTACTTCTCCAAGATGAAACAGGAAACCGTGCAGGGCAAGAGAATCGGTAAGGTAGTCGGCATTGCAATGGAGAACGATCGTTTGATACATGAATACGAGAGCCTGACGAGCGAGTTGTTGCGCTGGATCGAGGCTACGATCGAGGCACTGGGCGATCGCAGGTTCGCGAACTCCTTGGTCGGCGTGCAATCGCAGCTGTCGCAGTTCTCTAATTATCGCACGGTGGAGAAACCGCCCAAGTTCGTGGAGAAGGGTAATCTCGAAGTGTTGCTGTTCACCCTGCAATCGAAGATGCGTGCGAACAATCAAAAGCCGTACACGCCCAAGGAGGGTAAGATGATATCCGACATCAACAAGGCCTGGGAGAGACTGGAAAAAGCGGAACACGAACGAGAACTGGCACTGCGCGAGGAACTGATTCGGCAGGAGAAGCTGGAACAACTGGCCGCCAGATTCAATCGGAAGGCGAGCATGCGCGAGACGTGGCTGTCGGAGAATCAGCGTCTGGTATCTCAGGACAACTTCGGTTTTGATCTAGCTGCGGTTGAAGCTGCTGCCAAGAAGCACGAAGCCATAGAGACTGACATATTCGCGTATGAGGAGCGTGTGCAGGCTGTAATGGCGGTCTCGCAGGAGCTGGAGGCCGAGAATTATCACGATATCGAGCGTATCAATGCGCGCAAGGACAACGTGCTGCGACTGTGGAATTACCTCTTGGAACTCTTGCGGGCACGGCGGATGCGACTGGAGTTGTCATTGCAGCTGCAGCAAAACTTCCAAGAGATGCTGTACATTCTCGATAGCATGGAAGAGATCAAGATGCGTTTGTTGACGGATGATTACGGCAAACACCTGATGGGCGTGGAGGATCTGCTCCAGAAACATTCTCTCGTCGAGGCGGATATTAACGTGCTCGGCGAGAGAGTCAAGGCCGTCGTACAACAGAGCCAGAGATTCCTAGAGCATGGAGAAGGCTATCGACCGTGTGATCCAGGCATCATTGTCGAACGCGTTCAACAATTGGAGAACGCGTACGCCGAGTTGGTCCGGCTAGCGATCGAGCGTCGTACCAGGCTCGAGGAGTCTCGGAAGCTCTGGCAATTCTATTGGGATATGGCCGACGAGGAGAATTGGATAAAGGAGAAGGAGCAGATCGTCTCCACGGGCGATATCGGTCACGATCTGACTACCATCAACTTGCTGTTGTCCAAGCATAAAGCACTAGAGAATGAGATACAGTCGCACGAACCGCAGTTGATGTCGGTCGCCGCAATCGGCGACGATCTGATTCGACAGAAACATTTCGGTGCGGATCGCATCCAGGAGCGCTTGCAGGAGATCCTGGCCATGTGGAATCATCTGTTAGATCTGGCAGCATTCAGGAGGAAGCGGCTCGTAGAAGCCGTCGACTATCATCAGTTGTTCGCGGACGCCGACGATATAGATATCTGGATGTTGGATACTTTGCGACTCGTCTCGTCCGAGGACGTCGGCAGGGACGAGGCGAACGTGCAATCATTGCTGAAGAAGCACAAGGACGTGACGGATGAGCTCAAGAATTACGCCGCGACCATTGATCAGCTTCATCAACAGGCATCTACATTGGGCGAACAGGACGCTAAATCATCGGAGGTCTTGGAAAGATTAACCTCGATCGACAACAGGTATAAAGAGCTTCTCGAGCTGGCGAAAGTACGCAAGCAAAGGCTGCTGGACGCCTTGTCGTTGTACAAGGTATTCAGTGAAGCGGACGGAGTTGAACAATGGATCGGTGAGAAGAACAGAATGCTGGATACCATGGTGCCCGCTAAAGACATCGAGGATGTGGAAATTATGAAGCACCGCTACAACGGCTTCGAGAAGGAGATGAATTCGAACGCGTCTCGCGTAGCTGTGGTGAATCAATTGGCCAGGCAACTATTGCATGTCGAACATCCGAACTCGGAGCAGATAATCGCACGGCAGAACGAGCTCAATCAGAAATGGGCCGAGCTGCGCGAAAAGGCGGAGAGCAAGCGCGAGGAGTTGAACTCCGCACACGGTGTGCAGACATTCCATATCGAGTGTCGCGAGACTGTTTCGTGGATCGAGGACAAGAAACGTATTCTGCAGCAAACCGACAGCCTGGAGATGGATCTGACTGGCGTGATGACATTGCAGCGCAGACTGAGCAGCATGGAACGCGACTTGGCGGCTATTCAGGCCAAACTGGATGCGTTGGAAAAGGAAGCGGAGGTGATACAGAAAGAACACCCTGAGGAGGCAGCGGTAATACGTGAGAGGGTCACGCAGATCCATCTAATCTGGGAGCAGCTGACGCAGATGCTGAAGGAGCGCGATGCCAAGCTCGAAGAGGCCGGCGATCTTCACCGGTTCTTGCGCGACCTCGATCACTTCCAGGCGTGGCTGACGAAGACGCAAACTGACGTTGCAAGTGAGGATACGCCAACCAGCCTCGCTGATGCCGAGAGACTACTTACGCAGCATCAGAACATCAAGGAAGAGATCGATAATTACACGGACGACTACCAAAGGATGATGGAATACGGTGAACGATTGACGGCAGAGGCCAGTGACGGCGATACGCAATACATGTTCTTGCGAGAGAGATTAAACGCGCTCAAGATGGGCTGGGAGGAATTGCATCAGATGTGGGTAAATCGTCAGAATTTACTGTCCAATTCTCTCAATCTACAAGTATTCGACCGCGACGCGCGCCAAGCGGAGGTCTTGCTATCTCAACAAGAACACATTCTGGCCAAGGACGAAACACCGGCGAACTTCGAGCAGGCGGAACACATGATCAAGCGTCACGAGGCTTTCATGACCACTATGGATGCCAACGACGAGAAGATCAACTCGGTCGTGCAGTTCGCCGGACGTTTGGTTGATGAAGGGCACTTTGCAGCCGACAAAGTGAAGAAGAAGGCCGACAGCATCAACGAGCGTCGTCGCGTGAATCGCGAGAAGGCCAATCAGCTTATGGAGAAACTCAAGGATCAGCTGCAGTTACAGATGTTCTTGCAGGATTGCGAGGAGCTTGGCGAGTGGGTGCAGGAGAAACATATCACTGCGCAGGACGAGACGTACAGAAGTGCCAAGACTATTCACAGCAAGTGGACGCGTCATCAGGCGTTCGAGGCGGAGATCGCGAGCAACAAGGATCGCTTGCAGCAGTTGCAACAGGCAGCTGACGAGTTGATCCAACAGAAACCGGATCTGGCGGAGATCATCAAGCCAAAAATGACCGAGCTGGCAGATCAGTTTGTAGAACTCGAGACCACGACTCACGACAAAGGTGAGCGATTATTCGACGCAAACCGCGAAGTTTTGATACACCAGACCTGCGACGACATCGATTCATGGATGAACGAATTAGAGAAACAGATAGAGAGCACCGACACTGGCTCCGATCTGGCATCTGTGAATATACTGATGCAGAAGCAACAGATGATAGAGACGCAAATGGCGGTGAAGGCAAAGCAGGTCACCGAGCTCGACAAGCAAGCAGAACACTTGCAGCGTACCGTACCCGACGACAAGATGGAGGAGATCAAGTGCAAGAAGGAGAAAGTCGCCCAGAGATTCGCCCAATTAAAGGCGCCGCTGACTGATCGGCAACGGCATcttgagaagaagaaagaggcgTTCCAGTTCCGACGCGACGTCGAGGACGAGAAACTGTGGATCGCCGAGAAAATGCCGCAGGCGACCAGTACAGAGTACGGCAACTCGCTATTCAACGTACACATGctgaaaaagaagaatcaaTCGCTGCGCACAGAGATCGAGAATCACGAGCCAAGAATCAATCTGGTATGCAACAACGGCCAGAAACTGATCGACGAGGGACACGAAGATAGTCCCGAGTTCCGCAAATTGATATCCGAGCTGACGGAGAAGTGGCGCGAGCTGAAGGATGCGGTGGATGACCGAAACAAGCACCTGTTACAGAACGAGAAGGCGCAGCAGTACTTCTTCGACGCCACCGAGGCGGAATCATGGATGAGTGAGCAGGAATTGTACATGATGGTAGAGGATCGCGGCAAAGACGAGATCTCTGCCCAGAATCTGATGAAGAAACACGAATCACTGGAGCACGCGGTCGAGGACTACGCAGACACAATTCGCCAGCTCGGTGAGACCGCCAGGCAGCTCATAAATGATCAGCACCCACTAGCTGATCAAATCGCCGTGAAGCAGTCGCAGGTGGATAAACTGTACGCCGGCTTGAAGGACCTGGCAGGCGAGCGACGCGCCAAGTTGGACGAGGCGCTTCAGCTATTTATGCTGAATCGCGAGGTAGACGATCTGGAAAAGTGGATCCAGGAGAGAGAATTGGTCGCCGGCAGCCACGAGCTCGGTCAAGACTACGATCATGTAACTTTGCTCTGGGAGAGATTCAAGGAATTCGCACGCGACACCGAGGCGATTGGTTCCGAGCGCGTGGAAGCTGTAAACGGCATCGCCGATTCTCTGATTGCCACTGGACATTCGGACGCGGCAACCATTGCCGAATGGAAAGATGGTTTGAACGAGGTCTGGCAGGATCTGCTCGAACTCATCGAGACGCGCACGCAGATGCTGGTGGCGAGCCGCGAGCTGCACAAATTCTTCCACGATTGTAAGGACGTTCTTAGCAGGATCCTCGAGAAGCAGAACGCCATGTCGGACGAACTGGGTCGCGACGCCGGTTCGGTATCAGCCCTCCAGCGCAAGCATGGCAATTTCGTCCAAGACCTGTCCACGTTGCAAAGCCAAGTGACGCAAATCGAGGAGGAGTCCGCAAAATTGCAGGCGAGCTACGCCGGCGACAAGGCGCAAGAGATCACGAATCGCGAGGCTGAGGTCGTAGCGGCATGGAACAATTTGCAGTCCCTGTGCGAAGGCAGGCGAGCCAAACTGGAGGATACCGGCGACCTGTACAGATTCCTCAACATGGTCAGGACCCTGATGATCTGGATGGATGACGTTGTGCGTCAGATGAACACGTCCGAGAAGCCGCGCGACGTTGCCGGCGTCGAATTGCTCATGAATAATCATCAGAGCTTGAAAGCGGAGATCGATGCCAGGGAGGATAATCTGATGGCGTGCATCAATCTCGGGAAGGACTTGCTGGCCAGAAATCATTATGCTAGCGTGCAGATCAAGGAGAAATTGGCGGCGTTGACTGATCACAGGAATGCGTTATTACACCGGTGGGAGGAGCGCTGGGAAAATTTACAACTCA TTTTGGAGGTTTACCAATTCGCCCGAGATGCGGCAGTCGCTGAAGCATGGCTAATCGCTCAAGAACCATATCTGATGAGCCAGGAACTCGGT CATACTATCGACGAAGTCGAAAACTTGATCAAGAAACACGAGGCTTTCGAAAAATCGGCAGCTGCGCAGGAGGAAAGGTTTAGTGCCTTGCACCGACTTACTACT TTCGAactaaaagaattaaaacgacgagagcaagaaagagaagaagaagaaagacgcAAGAAGGAAGAGGCGGCAGCCGCGGAGGCTGCACGTCTGGCCAAGGCAACGCCCGTTACAAGCCCAGACGAGCCACCCAGTGAAAG agCTGAGACCGACGGAGCGAGCGGAGTTGCCGGAGAAGATGAAGGACACG TGGCACATCGTAAGGCTTCCACACGTACACCACAGCCTCAAGACAAGCCCAAGGAAG TGCATGCACAAAAGCCTAGGCAACTGTCTTTCCGGGAGGGAGGAGGGACCACTCCGCCTGTTACGCCAACCTCTGCCAAACCGCCGCATGGTCCCCGCACACCGACAA CCCCGAAAGGCAGCTCCGAGTCTGGCGCTTTAAGGCGTAAGGAACGCAGCCGCAGCAAGTCGCCGTTCCGCAGCTTCCGCTGGAGGAAGTCCGCCAAGTCGCCGAGTTTAGATCGCAGTGGCGTGAGTGACGATGAGCACAGCATCCCCG AACAACGAAGTCCGAGCGACGACGAGTTCGAGGGGGTGTTGCAGCGGAAGCACGAGTGGGAGAGTACGACGAAGAAAGCGTCCAACCGCTCCTGGGACAAGGTGTACATGGTCGTGCGCGGGCAGAGCTTGTGTGTATATAAGGACCAGAAGTCGTACAAAGCGTCGCCCGATCAGCCGTACAAAGGAGAAACTCCCCTTGATCTACGAGGCGCGACTATCACCGTAGCGAGTGATTACACTAAGAAGAAACATGTCTTCCGAGTCAA GTCGCAAAGCGGATCCGACTTCCTGTTCCAGGCCAAAGACGATGCGGAGATGAACGACTGGGTGTCCGTGTTGAATCAAGCGGCGCAGGGAACATCAGGCGCGGGCACGTCCAGGGCTCACACCCTGCCCGCACCGACACAAGCCGAGACCAAGCGGCGTAGCTTCTTCACTCTCAAGAAGAA CTAA